The genomic interval ACAACCCGAGCGTGGAAGAGGCCGAGAAGGGTGACCTCGTCGCCGCGCTGCAGGAGATGAAGGAGCAGGGCAAGACGCGCTGGATCGGCATCTCGGCAACCAACCCGCACCTCGCGACCTACATCGGCTGGGGTGTCTTCGACACCTTCCAGATCCCCTACTCCGCACTGGAGCGGGAGCACGAGACCCTGATCGGGCAGGCCGCCGACGCGGGCTCGGGGGTCATCATCCGCGGCGGAGTCGCCCGCGGCGAGCCGGGCGCCGGCCTGGGTTCGCAGGACCGCTGGGCGGTGTGGGAGAAGGCCAACCTCGACGAGCTGCTCGAGGAGGGTGAGAGCCGGACCGGCTTCCTGCTGCGCTTCACCAACAGCCACCCGGGCATGGCGACCAACATCGTCGGGACCAACAACCCGGCGCACCTGCGCGAGAACATCGAGATGGCCTCGCAGGGGCCGCTCCCGGACAAGACCTACAACGAGGCCAAGCGCCGTCTCGACGCGGCCTCGGCATGACGGCCCGCACCGACGGGGTCCTGCGCCGCCCGTTGGGCAAGTCCGGGGTCGACGTCAGCGCCCTCGGTATGGGGTG from Mycobacteriales bacterium carries:
- a CDS encoding aldo/keto reductase → MSTSALPRRTLGRTDLEVTTLGYGAMEVRGSRIWGGRPIEDKDAETILNAVLDSGINFVDTANDYGRSEEYIGRYLSHRRDEYVLATKCGCTVVHRDDETDDTPHVWTRDNLFRGLHESLDRMKTDHVDVIQLHNPSVEEAEKGDLVAALQEMKEQGKTRWIGISATNPHLATYIGWGVFDTFQIPYSALEREHETLIGQAADAGSGVIIRGGVARGEPGAGLGSQDRWAVWEKANLDELLEEGESRTGFLLRFTNSHPGMATNIVGTNNPAHLRENIEMASQGPLPDKTYNEAKRRLDAASA